A single region of the Manihot esculenta cultivar AM560-2 chromosome 12, M.esculenta_v8, whole genome shotgun sequence genome encodes:
- the LOC110627604 gene encoding uncharacterized protein LOC110627604: MDRPESRAPTRAYAIKAREDQDFPDVIMGIFSIFGRSVHALIDPGSTHSYICIPITNKKELQADILDQDIVVTNPLGHSVVVSKVFKDCPILIHGHIFHGDLIELPFREFDVILGMDWLFRYQVIVDCRKKRITLKTPDGEE, translated from the coding sequence ATGGATAGACCAGAATCTAGAGCACCTACCAGAGCCTATGCCATCAAAGCCAGAGAGGATCAGGATTTCCCAGATGTTATCATGGGTatattttctatctttggccGGTCTGTTCATGCTTTAATAGATCCTGGTTCCACACACTCTTATATTTGTATACCTATCACAAATAAAAAGGAACTACAAGCAGACATACTAGACCAAGATATAGTAGTAACTAATCCTCTTGGCCACAGTGTAGTTGTTAGTAAAGTATTTAAAGATTGCCCCATCTTGATTCACGGTCACATTTTTCATGGAGATTTGATTGAATTACCTTTTCGGGAGTTTGATGTGATTCTAGGAATGGATTGGTTGTTTAGGTACCAGGTTATAGTTGATTGTAGAAAGAAGAGAATCACGCTAAAGACACCGGATGGTGAAGAGTAG